In the genome of Paracoccus tegillarcae, one region contains:
- the ccmI gene encoding c-type cytochrome biogenesis protein CcmI encodes MLFWLICGAMAAIVAVAILTPLWRGDAAGKGAAPAAAYDLQVYRDQLREVDRDLQRRVIGAEDAERLRQEIGRKVLDADRRLAMAEPGRRVGSGRIGAALAVAAVVAGTVWLYQREGVPGMPDLPLSERIAAAQATYEARPSQAEAQADTPAPARGEIDPEYAALIDELRSAVKKTPDDPEGLALLAMHESRLGNLDAALAAQNHLIAVKGDDTTAQDHAFLAGLMAEAAGGIITAEAERELARALKTDPRHPQVRYMLGLLQAQNGRPDRAFPIWRDLLAEGPPDAPWIAPIRASIQDLAWLAGDPDYAPPEPAGGTAAPALPGPDAEGMAAAEEMSPEDRQQMIAGMVAQLEGRLAEEGGSPEEWARLIGAHAVLGNIDHARNIWNEAQTRFADQPEALAVVQAGAEQAGLAE; translated from the coding sequence ATGCTGTTCTGGCTTATCTGCGGGGCGATGGCGGCCATCGTCGCCGTGGCAATCCTGACGCCACTGTGGCGTGGCGACGCGGCCGGCAAGGGTGCCGCGCCAGCCGCGGCCTATGACCTGCAAGTGTATCGCGATCAGCTGCGCGAGGTCGATCGCGACCTGCAGCGCCGGGTGATCGGCGCCGAGGATGCCGAGCGCCTGCGCCAGGAGATCGGGCGCAAGGTGCTGGATGCCGACCGACGTCTGGCCATGGCCGAGCCCGGCCGGCGCGTTGGCAGCGGCCGGATCGGCGCGGCACTGGCGGTGGCGGCGGTCGTTGCGGGCACGGTCTGGCTGTATCAGCGCGAGGGCGTGCCCGGCATGCCCGACCTGCCCTTGTCCGAACGGATCGCGGCGGCGCAGGCGACCTATGAGGCGCGACCCAGCCAGGCCGAGGCGCAGGCCGACACCCCCGCCCCGGCGCGCGGCGAGATCGACCCCGAATATGCGGCGCTGATCGACGAGTTGCGCAGCGCCGTGAAAAAGACGCCCGACGATCCCGAGGGGCTGGCGCTGCTGGCGATGCACGAATCGCGGCTGGGCAATCTGGACGCCGCGCTTGCCGCACAAAACCATCTGATCGCCGTCAAGGGCGATGACACCACGGCGCAGGACCATGCCTTTCTGGCCGGACTGATGGCCGAGGCCGCCGGCGGCATCATCACCGCCGAGGCCGAGCGGGAACTGGCCCGCGCGTTGAAGACCGACCCGCGCCATCCGCAGGTGCGCTATATGCTGGGGCTGCTGCAGGCGCAGAACGGACGGCCCGACCGCGCCTTTCCGATCTGGCGCGATCTTCTGGCGGAGGGACCGCCCGACGCCCCCTGGATCGCGCCCATCCGCGCGTCGATCCAGGATCTGGCCTGGCTGGCCGGCGATCCCGATTACGCGCCGCCCGAACCCGCAGGCGGCACTGCGGCCCCCGCCCTGCCCGGCCCCGATGCCGAAGGCATGGCCGCAGCCGAGGAGATGTCGCCCGAGGATCGCCAGCAGATGATCGCCGGCATGGTCGCCCAGCTGGAGGGACGGCTGGCCGAAGAGGGCGGCTCGCCCGAGGAATGGGCGCGGCTGATCGGCGCGCATGCGGTGCTGGGAAATATCGACCACGCCCGCAATATCTGGAACGAGGCGCAGACGCGCTTTGCCGATCAGCCCGAGGCACTGGCCGTGGTGCAGGCGGGCGCAGAGCAGGCAGGGCTGGCCGAATGA
- a CDS encoding sarcosine oxidase subunit beta family protein: MPIPAKSGRYSVFAIAREALRQHQGWNRAWASPEPKDRYQVVIVGAGGHGLATAYYLGKNFGITDIAVIEKGWLGGGNTGRNTTIIRSNYLQDPSAAIYNKSLSLYEGLSQDLNYNIMFSPRGLIMLAQTEHEKRGYLRTVYANHLQGVSTEWIEPARVKDLVPIMNIDGPRYPVLGGLYQARGGTARHDAVAWGYARACSDMGMHIIQNCEVTGVETEAGQVRAVNTSKGRIGCDKLALVVAGHSSQLAEMAGFRLPIESVALQALVSEPIKPCMDVVVMANTVHGYLSQSDKGEMVVGGGTDGFNNFTQRGSWHHVEETVRALVETFPMLSRLKMLRQWGGIVDMTGDRSPILSTTPVGGIFVNCGWGTGGFKAIPGSGWAMAELIANGTPGALSAEFGLNRFRQGRFIDESVAAGVAH; the protein is encoded by the coding sequence ATGCCGATTCCTGCGAAATCCGGCCGTTATTCGGTCTTTGCCATCGCGCGCGAGGCCTTGCGCCAGCATCAGGGCTGGAATCGCGCCTGGGCCAGCCCCGAGCCCAAGGACCGCTATCAGGTGGTGATCGTCGGCGCGGGCGGGCACGGATTGGCCACCGCCTACTATCTTGGCAAGAATTTCGGCATCACCGACATCGCGGTGATCGAAAAGGGCTGGCTGGGCGGCGGCAATACCGGCCGCAACACCACCATCATCCGCAGCAATTACCTGCAGGACCCGTCGGCGGCGATCTATAACAAGTCGCTCAGCCTTTACGAAGGGCTGTCGCAGGATCTGAATTACAACATCATGTTCAGCCCGCGCGGCCTGATCATGCTGGCCCAGACCGAGCATGAAAAGCGCGGCTACCTGCGTACGGTCTATGCCAATCACCTGCAGGGCGTCTCGACCGAATGGATCGAACCGGCGCGGGTAAAGGATCTGGTTCCGATCATGAACATCGACGGGCCGCGCTATCCGGTGCTGGGCGGCCTTTATCAGGCGCGCGGTGGCACGGCGCGCCATGACGCGGTCGCCTGGGGCTATGCGCGGGCCTGTTCCGACATGGGCATGCACATCATCCAGAATTGCGAGGTGACCGGCGTCGAGACAGAGGCCGGGCAGGTGCGCGCCGTCAACACTTCAAAGGGCCGGATCGGCTGTGACAAGCTGGCGCTGGTGGTGGCGGGTCATTCCAGCCAACTGGCCGAGATGGCCGGCTTTCGCCTGCCCATCGAAAGCGTGGCGCTGCAGGCGCTGGTCAGCGAACCAATCAAACCCTGCATGGATGTGGTCGTCATGGCCAACACCGTGCATGGCTATCTGTCGCAATCGGACAAGGGCGAGATGGTGGTCGGCGGAGGCACCGACGGGTTCAACAATTTCACCCAGCGCGGATCGTGGCACCATGTCGAGGAAACCGTACGCGCTCTGGTTGAAACCTTTCCCATGCTCAGCCGGCTCAAGATGCTGCGCCAATGGGGCGGCATCGTGGACATGACCGGCGACCGCTCACCGATCCTGTCGACCACGCCGGTCGGCGGTATTTTCGTCAATTGCGGATGGGGCACCGGTGGCTTCAAGGCGATTCCCGGCAGCGGCTGGGCCATGGCCGAACTGATCGCAAACGGCACGCCGGGGGCATTATCGGCGGAATTCGGCCTGAATCGATTTCGGCAAGGGCGGTTTATCGACGAATCCGTGGCCGCAGGCGTGGCGCATTAA
- a CDS encoding superoxide dismutase: MAFKLPDLPYAHDALASAGMSKETLEYHHDIHHKAYVDNLNKAIDGTEWADKSLEEIVTGNFKDGAVAQNGIFNNASQHWNHSQFWEMMSGEANAMPGEVEKALNDAFGSVAKFKEEFSAAGGGQFGSGWAWLVKDKDGSLKVTKTENGVNPLCYGQTALLGCDVWEHSYYIDFRNKRPAYLTNFLDKLVNWENVASRM, encoded by the coding sequence ATGGCTTTTAAGCTTCCCGATCTTCCCTATGCCCACGACGCACTTGCCTCGGCTGGCATGTCCAAGGAAACGCTGGAATATCATCACGATATTCACCACAAGGCCTATGTAGACAACCTCAACAAGGCGATTGACGGCACCGAATGGGCCGATAAATCGCTCGAGGAAATCGTCACCGGCAATTTCAAGGACGGTGCGGTTGCGCAGAATGGCATCTTCAACAATGCCAGCCAGCATTGGAACCACAGCCAGTTCTGGGAAATGATGTCCGGTGAGGCCAATGCAATGCCGGGCGAGGTGGAAAAAGCCCTGAACGACGCCTTTGGCTCGGTCGCCAAATTCAAGGAAGAATTCAGCGCCGCCGGCGGCGGTCAGTTCGGTTCGGGCTGGGCCTGGCTGGTGAAGGACAAGGATGGCAGCCTCAAGGTCACCAAGACCGAAAACGGCGTCAACCCGCTGTGCTACGGCCAGACCGCGCTGCTGGGCTGCGATGTGTGGGAACACAGCTATTACATCGACTTCCGCAACAAGCGTCCGGCCTATCTGACCAACTTCCTCGACAAGCTGGTCAATTGGGAAAACGTCGCCTCGCGCATGTAA
- a CDS encoding WD40/YVTN/BNR-like repeat-containing protein — translation MAELSILVGTTKGAFLVSGDADRSDWRVSGPYCDGWPINHIIGDPASGTIWAGGGGDWHGAGIWRSDDGGKSWALTRLSKGMMDDWAADDADFAQMIGWTDEPLPFTDEFQQIWSLGLVDGRLYAGTKPARLLVSQDRGDSFERLDGLTDHPSFDSWNPGAAGLVLHTIVGDPTDPARLWIGISAAGVFQTDDSGQTWTRRNRLSNAESCGHHHHPAAPRDGEVGHCVHNLVRAPGDGQLLYQQNHHGVWRSPDGGRSWEDITEGLPSTFGFPIHVHPRDPQTLWTLPLNGDSIGRFPPDAAAAVWRSSDGGQSWQAQRDGLPQAACYFTVLRQAMAGDRRDPAGVYFGTNSGSVFATRDEGNHWSEIARHLPTILSVEVLDRA, via the coding sequence ATGGCTGAACTGAGCATCCTCGTGGGAACGACCAAGGGCGCGTTTCTGGTCTCGGGCGACGCGGATCGCAGCGATTGGCGCGTCAGCGGACCCTATTGCGATGGCTGGCCCATCAATCACATCATCGGCGATCCGGCCAGCGGCACGATCTGGGCCGGCGGCGGCGGCGATTGGCATGGCGCGGGCATCTGGCGATCCGATGACGGCGGCAAAAGCTGGGCGCTGACCCGGCTCAGCAAAGGCATGATGGACGATTGGGCGGCGGATGACGCCGATTTCGCGCAGATGATCGGCTGGACCGATGAACCCCTGCCGTTCACGGACGAGTTCCAGCAGATCTGGTCACTGGGCCTTGTGGATGGGCGGCTTTATGCCGGCACGAAACCGGCACGATTGCTGGTCAGCCAGGATCGCGGCGACAGCTTTGAACGCCTCGACGGCCTGACCGATCACCCCTCATTCGATAGCTGGAACCCCGGTGCCGCCGGGCTGGTCCTGCACACCATCGTCGGCGATCCGACCGATCCGGCGCGCCTGTGGATCGGCATTTCCGCCGCCGGCGTGTTCCAGACCGACGATAGCGGCCAGACCTGGACGCGCCGCAACCGCCTCTCCAACGCGGAAAGCTGCGGTCACCATCACCACCCCGCCGCCCCCCGCGACGGAGAGGTCGGCCATTGCGTGCACAACCTGGTGCGCGCGCCGGGCGATGGGCAGTTGCTCTATCAGCAAAATCACCACGGCGTCTGGCGATCCCCCGATGGCGGCCGCAGTTGGGAGGACATCACCGAGGGTCTGCCCTCGACCTTCGGCTTTCCCATCCATGTCCACCCGCGTGACCCGCAAACGCTCTGGACCCTGCCGCTGAACGGCGACAGCATCGGCCGCTTTCCACCGGATGCCGCCGCTGCCGTCTGGCGCTCGTCCGACGGCGGGCAAAGCTGGCAGGCGCAGCGTGACGGGCTGCCCCAGGCCGCATGCTACTTTACCGTGCTGCGACAGGCGATGGCCGGTGACCGCCGCGATCCGGCAGGCGTCTATTTCGGCACCAATAGCGGCTCTGTCTTTGCCACGCGCGATGAAGGCAACCACTGGTCCGAGATCGCCCGCCACCTGCCCACGATCCTGTCCGTCGAGGTGCTCGACCGCGCCTGA
- a CDS encoding TfoX/Sxy family protein: MAIDQGAAQMMREDLAALDGISEKKMFGGLGYMRGGHMLTGVVSHGALLYRVGKTRQDVALDLPGVSMMQGNGRTMGGFVILQGDAQADDDLRARLLSMALENAAELPPKE; this comes from the coding sequence ATGGCGATTGACCAGGGCGCCGCCCAGATGATGCGCGAAGATCTTGCCGCGCTGGACGGCATCTCCGAGAAAAAGATGTTCGGCGGTCTGGGCTATATGCGCGGTGGCCACATGCTGACCGGCGTGGTGTCACATGGCGCGCTGCTCTACCGTGTGGGCAAGACCCGTCAGGATGTGGCGCTGGATCTGCCCGGCGTGTCGATGATGCAGGGCAATGGCCGCACCATGGGTGGTTTCGTCATCCTGCAGGGCGATGCGCAGGCCGATGACGATCTGCGCGCAAGATTGCTGTCCATGGCGCTGGAAAATGCCGCCGAACTGCCCCCGAAGGAGTAA
- a CDS encoding sarcosine oxidase subunit alpha family protein, with translation MSQTRPFRLPQGGRLIDRAYQVPFRFDGRHLRGLQGDTLASALLANGQMMMGRSFKYHRPRGPVASGAEEPNALFGLGQGGRFEPNQRGTTTELLQGMVLRSQNCWPSLDADIGAVNSWLSPMFPAGFYYKTFIHPRPFWKHLFEPVIRHSAGLGRAPTKADPDSYEQAYDFADVVVVGGGVAGLEAALKAAKGRTRVLVMEQSSHWGGRTPVDHTGGEARIAELLDQLRAKKHVTLRRNCMATGLYDHGYLLAREALADHDPNQGIPRQRLWRIRTGQVIVATGALERPLAFAGNDVPGVMLASAMRDFIVDYGVAPGQRIVVVTNNDDAYRTALIAAEAGLEVAAIIDARPDADGELPQAARAQNIPVLTGTGIAKIKGGRQVEGVTICDQSGEGKSTGGLDCDAVAMSGGWSPVVHLYSHCGGKLLWDEDHAMFRPDASRPPLGADGQGNVTATGAANGDLRSAGDLERTEAPTMPVWVMPAAAPYRMRAKMWLDYQNDVKVTDVELAAREGYASVEHTKRYTTLGMATDQGKISNINGLAVLSNALNQPIPQTGTTTFRPPYTPLTLATIAADARGEAFQPLRKTPMHAWHQGKGASWEPVGQWRRPYCYPRAGEDRHAAVTREIKAVRKGVGTLDASTLGKILVKGPDAGRFMDMMYTNMMSTLPVGKCRYGLMCSENGFLMDDGVVARLSDDTWLCHTTTGGAERIHGHMEDWLQCEWWDWQVYTANVTEQYAQIAVAGPKARELLGRLGGDIDLSQEALPFMQWAEGELAGMPVRVFRISFSGELSFEIAAPAGRGLELWEKLHEVGTDLGVTPYGTEAMHIMRAEKGYIMIGDETDGTVIPQDLGLGWAISKKKTDYIGKRAQTRSHMTDGRRWQLVGLESVDGQMIPDGAYAVDEGENDNGQRNVQGRVTSTYHSPTLDQPIAMGLVRHGRDRMGQVIEFATPAGQSIRARITDPVFYDKDGGRLNG, from the coding sequence ATGAGCCAGACCCGTCCCTTCCGATTGCCGCAGGGCGGTCGCCTGATCGACCGCGCCTATCAGGTGCCGTTCCGCTTTGATGGTCGTCACTTGCGCGGATTGCAGGGCGATACGCTGGCCTCTGCACTGCTGGCCAATGGCCAGATGATGATGGGCCGGTCGTTCAAATATCACCGCCCGCGCGGCCCCGTCGCCTCGGGCGCCGAGGAACCCAATGCCCTCTTTGGGCTGGGCCAGGGCGGTCGGTTCGAACCGAACCAGCGCGGCACCACCACGGAATTGTTGCAGGGGATGGTCCTGCGCAGCCAGAACTGCTGGCCCTCGCTGGACGCTGATATCGGCGCGGTGAACAGTTGGCTGTCGCCGATGTTCCCGGCTGGCTTCTACTACAAGACATTCATCCACCCGCGCCCGTTCTGGAAACACCTGTTCGAGCCGGTGATCCGCCACAGCGCCGGTCTGGGCCGCGCCCCCACCAAGGCCGATCCCGACAGCTACGAGCAGGCCTATGATTTCGCGGATGTGGTCGTCGTCGGTGGCGGCGTCGCCGGGCTGGAGGCCGCGTTGAAGGCCGCCAAGGGGCGCACCCGCGTGCTGGTGATGGAACAATCATCGCATTGGGGCGGTCGCACGCCGGTTGATCACACGGGCGGCGAGGCGCGGATCGCGGAATTGCTGGACCAGCTGCGCGCCAAGAAACACGTCACCCTGCGCCGCAATTGCATGGCAACAGGGCTCTACGATCATGGCTATCTGCTGGCCCGCGAGGCGCTGGCCGATCACGACCCCAATCAGGGCATCCCGCGCCAGCGCCTGTGGCGCATCCGCACGGGGCAGGTGATCGTTGCCACCGGCGCGCTGGAACGCCCGCTGGCATTCGCCGGCAATGATGTGCCCGGCGTGATGCTGGCCTCGGCCATGCGCGACTTTATCGTCGATTACGGCGTCGCACCGGGGCAGCGCATCGTCGTGGTCACCAATAATGACGACGCCTACCGCACCGCCCTGATCGCCGCCGAGGCGGGGCTCGAGGTGGCAGCCATCATCGACGCGCGCCCAGATGCCGATGGCGAATTGCCGCAGGCCGCGCGGGCGCAGAACATCCCCGTGCTGACCGGCACCGGCATTGCCAAGATCAAGGGCGGGCGTCAGGTCGAGGGCGTGACCATCTGCGACCAGTCCGGCGAAGGAAAATCGACCGGCGGGCTTGATTGCGACGCAGTGGCCATGTCGGGCGGCTGGTCGCCGGTCGTGCATCTTTACAGCCATTGCGGCGGCAAGCTGCTCTGGGACGAGGATCACGCCATGTTCCGCCCCGATGCCAGCCGCCCGCCGCTGGGCGCGGACGGGCAGGGCAATGTCACCGCAACCGGCGCCGCGAATGGCGATCTGCGCTCCGCCGGCGATCTGGAACGCACCGAGGCGCCGACCATGCCCGTCTGGGTCATGCCCGCTGCGGCGCCCTACCGGATGCGCGCGAAAATGTGGCTGGATTATCAGAACGATGTGAAAGTCACCGATGTCGAGCTGGCCGCGCGCGAAGGCTACGCCTCGGTCGAGCACACCAAACGCTACACCACGCTGGGCATGGCGACCGATCAGGGCAAGATCAGCAACATCAACGGCCTCGCGGTGCTGTCCAATGCGCTGAACCAGCCGATTCCGCAGACCGGCACCACCACCTTCCGCCCGCCCTATACGCCGCTGACCCTGGCCACCATCGCCGCCGATGCACGCGGCGAGGCGTTCCAACCGCTGCGCAAGACGCCGATGCACGCCTGGCATCAGGGCAAGGGCGCCTCTTGGGAACCCGTTGGCCAGTGGCGCCGGCCCTATTGCTACCCGCGCGCGGGCGAAGACCGCCACGCTGCCGTCACGCGCGAGATAAAGGCCGTGCGCAAGGGCGTTGGCACGCTGGATGCCAGCACGCTGGGCAAGATCCTCGTCAAGGGTCCGGATGCGGGCCGCTTCATGGACATGATGTACACCAACATGATGTCCACGCTGCCGGTCGGCAAATGCCGCTATGGGCTGATGTGCAGCGAGAACGGCTTTCTGATGGATGACGGCGTCGTCGCGCGGCTGTCGGATGACACCTGGCTCTGCCACACCACCACCGGCGGGGCCGAGCGTATCCACGGCCATATGGAAGACTGGCTGCAATGCGAATGGTGGGACTGGCAGGTCTATACCGCCAATGTCACCGAACAATATGCCCAGATCGCCGTCGCCGGCCCCAAGGCGCGTGAATTGCTGGGCCGTCTGGGCGGCGATATCGACCTGTCACAAGAGGCGCTGCCCTTCATGCAATGGGCCGAGGGCGAATTGGCCGGCATGCCCGTCCGCGTCTTTCGCATCAGCTTCTCGGGCGAGCTCAGTTTCGAGATCGCCGCACCCGCCGGGCGCGGGCTGGAACTGTGGGAAAAACTGCACGAGGTCGGCACCGATCTGGGCGTGACCCCCTACGGCACCGAGGCGATGCACATCATGCGCGCCGAAAAGGGCTATATCATGATCGGCGACGAAACCGATGGCACGGTGATCCCGCAGGATCTGGGCCTTGGCTGGGCGATCAGCAAGAAAAAGACCGACTATATCGGCAAGCGCGCGCAAACGCGCAGCCACATGACCGACGGTCGCCGCTGGCAATTGGTCGGGCTGGAAAGCGTCGATGGGCAGATGATCCCCGATGGCGCCTATGCGGTCGATGAGGGCGAGAACGACAACGGTCAGCGCAACGTGCAGGGGCGCGTGACCTCGACCTATCATTCGCCGACGCTGGACCAGCCGATTGCCATGGGTCTGGTGCGTCATGGCCGCGACCGGATGGGGCAGGTGATCGAGTTCGCGACCCCGGCGGGGCAAAGCATCCGTGCGCGCATCACCGACCCGGTCTTCTACGACAAAGACGGAGGCCGGTTGAATGGCTGA
- a CDS encoding sarcosine oxidase subunit gamma has protein sequence MAEPLATITAAEGLGMITIRADLDRAGDAIAAAAGLAIPEATRITTDGSRSLGWMSPDELLLILPTGETAQAIADLEQALTGVHALIADVSEMRAVFDVTGAKPEQALAKLCPVEFASMPKDGLRRTRAAQTAVAFWRQNKGFRIIGFRSTGDYLRLILENAAIAGSDLDPR, from the coding sequence ATGGCTGAACCCCTCGCCACCATCACCGCAGCCGAAGGGCTGGGCATGATCACGATCCGCGCCGATCTGGACCGCGCTGGCGATGCCATCGCCGCGGCCGCAGGTCTGGCGATCCCTGAGGCCACGCGCATCACCACCGATGGCAGCCGCAGTCTGGGCTGGATGTCACCGGATGAACTGCTGCTGATCCTGCCCACAGGCGAGACCGCGCAGGCCATCGCCGATCTGGAACAGGCACTGACCGGCGTACACGCGCTGATCGCCGATGTGTCCGAGATGCGGGCGGTCTTTGACGTGACCGGCGCCAAGCCCGAACAGGCACTGGCCAAGCTGTGCCCCGTCGAATTCGCATCCATGCCCAAGGACGGCCTGCGCCGCACCCGCGCCGCGCAAACGGCCGTGGCGTTCTGGCGGCAGAACAAGGGTTTTCGCATCATCGGCTTTCGCTCGACCGGCGATTACCTGCGCCTGATCCTGGAAAACGCGGCCATCGCGGGCAGTGATCTGGACCCGCGCTAG
- the ruvX gene encoding Holliday junction resolvase RuvX → MIHEEMVDFITALPRVGGLVGLDLGTKTIGIAVSDGLRQVATPLTVIKRKKFTLDAEALLAIVTERGLTGIVLGLPRNMDGSEGPRAQSTRAFARNLTRLTELPIGYWDERLSTVAAERALLEGDTSRKRRAEVIDQVAAGYILQGALDRLRHLA, encoded by the coding sequence ATGATCCATGAAGAGATGGTCGATTTCATCACCGCGCTGCCGCGCGTGGGCGGGCTGGTCGGTCTGGATCTGGGCACCAAGACCATCGGCATCGCGGTCAGTGACGGGCTGCGGCAGGTGGCGACCCCGTTGACCGTGATCAAGCGCAAGAAGTTCACGCTGGACGCAGAGGCCCTGCTGGCCATCGTGACCGAGCGCGGCCTGACCGGCATCGTTCTGGGCCTGCCCCGCAATATGGACGGCAGCGAAGGACCGCGCGCTCAATCGACCCGCGCCTTTGCCCGCAACCTGACCCGGCTGACCGAGTTGCCCATCGGCTATTGGGATGAACGTCTGTCCACCGTGGCCGCCGAGCGCGCGCTGCTGGAGGGCGACACCTCGCGCAAGCGCCGCGCCGAGGTGATCGACCAGGTGGCAGCCGGCTATATCCTGCAGGGCGCGCTGGACCGATTGCGGCATCTGGCCTGA
- a CDS encoding sarcosine oxidase subunit delta: MLMLTCPYCDVAAEETELLPGGEAHLTRMGPGSSDEQFESYMFDRANPRGVHFERWRHAYGCGKWFLAARDTATLQVYATYKAQHPEAPADVISAIQAAHPDWTPNT, from the coding sequence ATGCTGATGCTGACCTGCCCCTATTGTGACGTTGCTGCCGAGGAAACCGAGTTGCTGCCCGGCGGCGAGGCGCATCTGACGCGCATGGGCCCCGGCAGTTCGGATGAACAGTTCGAATCCTACATGTTCGACCGCGCCAACCCCAGGGGCGTGCATTTCGAACGCTGGCGCCATGCCTATGGCTGCGGCAAATGGTTTCTGGCCGCCCGCGACACCGCGACCTTGCAGGTCTATGCGACCTACAAGGCACAGCACCCCGAAGCGCCCGCCGATGTCATCTCGGCCATTCAGGCCGCCCACCCCGACTGGACACCGAACACATGA
- a CDS encoding metallophosphoesterase, translated as MPTRRTVLRGLLGLFLAGLFVSAWAFFIEPALRLRVKRHRITRDDWTAAPLRIAVIADLHVGEPFVTLRRVEKIVARTNALKPDLIVLLGDYAAGHRFITKPLAIADVAPRLARLTAPQGVFAILGNHDWWDDRAAQKRGGGPNLYATALEENGIPVLSNRAIRLDQIWLAGLEDQLAILGGARGLIGLDDLAGTMAQIGADGAPAILLAHEPDIFPQVPDRIALTLSGHTHGGQVRLFGWSPVVPSRYGNRYAYGHVKEQGRDLVVSGGIGCSIAPVRLGVTPEITLIEITGTA; from the coding sequence ATGCCGACCAGACGCACTGTTCTGCGGGGCCTGCTGGGACTGTTCCTGGCAGGCCTTTTCGTATCGGCCTGGGCGTTCTTCATCGAACCGGCCCTGCGCCTGCGGGTCAAACGTCACCGCATCACCCGCGACGACTGGACGGCGGCGCCCCTGCGCATCGCGGTCATCGCCGATCTGCATGTGGGCGAGCCCTTCGTGACCCTGCGGCGCGTGGAAAAGATCGTCGCCCGCACCAATGCGCTGAAACCCGACCTGATCGTCCTCTTGGGCGATTACGCGGCGGGGCATCGCTTCATCACCAAGCCGCTGGCGATTGCCGATGTCGCACCGCGCCTTGCTCGGCTGACCGCGCCGCAGGGCGTTTTCGCGATTCTCGGCAATCATGACTGGTGGGACGACCGGGCCGCCCAAAAGCGCGGCGGCGGACCTAATCTCTATGCCACCGCGCTAGAGGAAAACGGCATCCCGGTCCTGTCCAACCGCGCAATCCGGCTGGATCAGATCTGGCTGGCCGGGCTTGAGGATCAACTGGCGATTCTCGGCGGCGCGCGCGGGCTGATCGGGCTGGACGATCTGGCGGGCACCATGGCCCAGATCGGCGCGGATGGCGCGCCCGCCATCCTGCTGGCGCATGAGCCTGACATCTTTCCGCAGGTGCCAGACCGCATCGCGCTGACGCTCTCGGGTCATACTCATGGCGGACAGGTGCGATTATTCGGCTGGTCGCCGGTGGTCCCGTCGCGCTATGGGAACCGATACGCCTATGGCCATGTTAAAGAACAGGGGCGCGATCTGGTCGTATCGGGGGGCATCGGTTGTTCGATAGCGCCCGTGCGGCTGGGGGTCACGCCCGAGATAACCTTGATCGAGATTACGGGGACAGCATGA